The Caretta caretta isolate rCarCar2 chromosome 10, rCarCar1.hap1, whole genome shotgun sequence genome has a window encoding:
- the CEP20 gene encoding centrosomal protein 20 isoform X1: MDKAPMLPHFLANILNPNYDVLKDTLEKRGALGQIKARIRAEVFNALDDQSEPRPPLSHENLLINELIREYLEYNKYKYTASVLTAESGQPEVPLDRQFLVHELNIMEDPNRRSVPLLYGIIAHFLHGSKGDIHDTFPKGSSLQFPGQNLSKLPNERNRKDSIPEPGRMAGTSIEDPLILQGVNR; encoded by the exons ATGGATAAAGCACCTATGCTACCTCATTTCCTTGCCAATATTCTCAACCCAAACTATGACG TACTAAAGGACACGTTGGAAAAGAGAGGTGCACTGGGACAAATAAAAGCAAGAATCAGAGCTGAAGTTTTTAATGCGTTGGATGACCAAAGTGAACCACGGCCACCACTGTCTCATGAAAATCTTCTAATCAATGAGCTAATTCGTGAATACTTGGAATACAATAAATATAAATACACTGCATCTGTTCTAACAGCAG aATCTGGTCAACCTGAAGTACCATTGGATAGACAATTTCTTGTCCATGAGCTGAATATAATGGAAGATCCAAATAGAAGATCAGT CCCTCTCTTGTATGGAATTATAGCTCATTTTTTACATGGTAGTAAAGGAGACATCCATGATACGTTTCCAAAAGGATCTTCACTGCAGTTTCCAGGACAGAACCTCAGCAAACTACCTAATGAAAGAAATCGAAAGG ATTCAATTCCAGAACCAGGGAGAATGGCCGGCACTAGCATTGAAGATCCCCTAATTTTACAGGGTGTAAACAGATGA
- the CEP20 gene encoding centrosomal protein 20 isoform X2: MATIADLKAVLKDTLEKRGALGQIKARIRAEVFNALDDQSEPRPPLSHENLLINELIREYLEYNKYKYTASVLTAESGQPEVPLDRQFLVHELNIMEDPNRRSVPLLYGIIAHFLHGSKGDIHDTFPKGSSLQFPGQNLSKLPNERNRKDSIPEPGRMAGTSIEDPLILQGVNR; encoded by the exons ATGGCGACTATTGCCGATTTGAAAGCAG TACTAAAGGACACGTTGGAAAAGAGAGGTGCACTGGGACAAATAAAAGCAAGAATCAGAGCTGAAGTTTTTAATGCGTTGGATGACCAAAGTGAACCACGGCCACCACTGTCTCATGAAAATCTTCTAATCAATGAGCTAATTCGTGAATACTTGGAATACAATAAATATAAATACACTGCATCTGTTCTAACAGCAG aATCTGGTCAACCTGAAGTACCATTGGATAGACAATTTCTTGTCCATGAGCTGAATATAATGGAAGATCCAAATAGAAGATCAGT CCCTCTCTTGTATGGAATTATAGCTCATTTTTTACATGGTAGTAAAGGAGACATCCATGATACGTTTCCAAAAGGATCTTCACTGCAGTTTCCAGGACAGAACCTCAGCAAACTACCTAATGAAAGAAATCGAAAGG ATTCAATTCCAGAACCAGGGAGAATGGCCGGCACTAGCATTGAAGATCCCCTAATTTTACAGGGTGTAAACAGATGA